The genomic stretch aatatttttttgtggaagaaagaagtgagaaagtgatgaaagagagaaaaaatagagaatgtagagagatttgataagtttgataaaatatatgagttgaattattttaataataaatttaagaactttatggtgtaaagaccaaaaaaccacaattttaatgtggtggcaaaaaaataaataaggatatttttgacttttccacagccattacttttcttatattattatagattaattattttatcttaagttaatttttttatttattttcgttttcatcaaaatttattattttttcctctataaatagagacttggtttatTAGATTTGGACacgaaaaaaaattgagattttcctctctaatttttctatttaaCCTCAAGTAAAATCTTGTTTGTAGCACTAACAATCTTTTTAGTAAAATAGATCCCAATAATAACCTTTTAACACCCAAAATTctactaaaatataaaattagaaaaataaaatgcaaataagttattaaattagaaaaaaattatttaactcttaattattttaatttaatttcaattgataattattattaatatataatcacaaaaacaaaaacataaaagaaaatatgaatatgaaataaaagtggtggggtaggatgttgaattttattaaacagaAATCATTGTACTGAGTAAAAGTTGAATGAatattgaattattaggtggaaaagagagaagatgatgtggagtgtaaaaagtaaaaaattaggGTGTTAAATCCATAAACCATTGTACATAGTGTAACATTCAAAAACTTAACATGAATTTGAATCACTTTATAAAAAATGTCAATTTGAATCATTCTATACATGCCTGAAATCCATGATGTAAAAACTCATATGATTTGAATCATATTACCGCGTGACTTGAATCTTACTATACCCTAGTCATATATGACAAAATTATTTTGATGAATATAATTAAATTGATTAGATGTAAATTATAGCATATTAATATATTGAACAATACTCAATATAATGATAAGAGCCCTTTTAAGATTCAAGAGATTATATATTGAACAATACTCAATATAATGATAAGAGCCCTTTTAAGATTCAAGAGATTACCGTCAGAAAGAGTGACTATAAGAGTGGTTGAACCTAAGATGAGAAACCTTGCTCTACATAACATGAATTTTAATATTCCTCTCTCTAGAAGTATTTGTATATATGAGAGGTATAATCTTCTCCTTACAAATATTTGTATGCATGTATTTGTATACACGAGAGGTACTAGAATCTAATTTGAGTTATAATCTACGTAAGTATGATTCTATCAAATCAAATCTGATAACAATAAATAATAGTATATCaatgaaaacaacaacaattcatacaTCCATATTCTATGTTAGACATTTGGTAAGAGAAGTGATTAAGGACAAGGCATTTGATAACATAATAAAGTTTATATTCATATTGGTTCAACTACAAACATATCTATTTACCAATAGAACATCGAACAAATATATTTTAGCATGTAATTGCTGGACTATAATAGTTCAGCCTTCACTCTTTCAGAGCATGTCCTCTCTTGCCCTTGTTATCGAAAACTACCTCATCTTGTGTTTTCCTTGCGTCGGACATACCTGGTTCTATCATTGTATCTCGGTCTGTCTTGATGTCTTTGTGGCTGTGGCTCCACCCTTTTCTGTCTTTCAGGTGACCTCTGGACGATCTCTCCATTCACAAATAACTCAGCTATACATAAGaatataaatatcataatatTAGTCATGCAGCAGAAAAACAAAGCCAAATGGTCTTTATAATATATACCAAACTAACTATGGTAATGGATGGATTGCAGATAAACAACAAATGAATAGTATCAGAAGTGAAGagtataatataataaattacgAGGTTTAGATTTATGTACAGATAAATGATTGTTCTGGACTTCTGAATTCTCAAACCAGAGAAACACTATTGGCCtattgaagaagtgaatatgagtGTATGTCAAATGATGTATCGAGTTCAATGATTATGCAGTTACACCATTTATGATGCAACAAAACAAGAGAGGAGAGAAAAATTATGCAAGTCCATTAACATTCAAAGCTAGACATTACTCGGCAAGAGTAATTAGCTTTTGCCAAGATGGGCTACTAAATATAGAAGAACGATAGAAAGAGCTATCCCAGTGTTACACTCCTGTAGCAATCACGCAAGATCTATTTATCTACAACTGGATGCAAGCCCCCAGTATTATTAAATGATAATGAAATAGAGAAAACCTTAAAAATCAAGTACAGTATGGACTGAAGagaagaaaaacccaaattaCATCACTGAAGATGAACACAATGTTGAAATGAGAAATTTGTACAAGGAAAATATTGGAACTCTCATTTATCAAGCAGAAAATAGAACTGCATGTATAATGAAAGATTGATTGCAGGGAAATGTAATCTGGTTCGATGTATGAACTCTGATTATTCTGCAACTATGTGATTGATGAGGCAACGAACAAAACAAGATAGGAGAGAAAATATGAGGcaactaaattaatataaaataatgaaatgacaTTGAACGATTAGATAATAAATACGTACTCAACTAAACTCCAGTACCAGAGTCTTCACCAAATACTTATTAGGCCATTAGCATTCAAAGCTAGACATTACCAAGAACAAGTTATTACTTAATGGGTTATGGGATAGCCTTCTATCTCCACACCACATAGTAAATAAAGCACAAAACAGTTAAAGAAAGATATTTGATGCATCTCCATACTCCATACATATAAGCCAAGCCTAGTATGCAGGGCTTAAAAACGCAATTTGGCCTGTGAGATCAAGGTTTTATGTCTCTAGGGAAGCAATGCAGCCACAATTGATGCTGCTTGAGCTACACTTGATTGCGATTTTCTTAGAAATCAAGTTGATATACACAAATAAAAGTTGATATACACAAATAGATGTTAAAAGGAAAGAGAACCAAGTGCTCAATAATTAAACCAAGGTATCGTTAGATTCTCACCACCATAGTCCTTGTTTTCGGGATCAACATATGAATCTGGGAGAACAAACAGAACTCCAGGCAACCCTaatgaaagaaaaacaaatatatgTCAAACACAAACGCAACAAAAAGCAAGCACAAACAATAATGACACAAACATTTCCAAACACAGACCTTCCAGCTTATTAGATGTCTCCTCATCAATTTCACATCCAAATCCAAAATACCTCTCACATGAAACATTGTAAATCTTCTTCTTAGCTTCCTCTTCACTAAAAACAGATAAGAAAAATTCAACTCAAACAATACTAAcaagtaacaacaacaacaaccattgTCAAAACCCAATTCGATAAAAGATAATCAATTCCTAAGGGTTAAAAAAAGGAGAGAAATTTCACCTTCCAAGGACCTTAGCGAGGGTTTGAACGTAGCAATCAATCATTTGCTGTTTATTGGCACCTTCACCACCGGGTTTATCCATAACGATAAGCCAGTGTTCGTAGTCACAGCCAGGGAAGAGTGGGGCCATGTCCGTGGGTGGGCGCTCGCTGAAATTGGAGTTTCCTGAGTTCAGTGGGGAGTAGGTGGAATTTCCGGCACGGTTCAGTCGGCATCGGATGGTGGTGAAACGGGAGGAATAGGATGGAGATGCTTGAGAGGGGAGGCGGGAGGAGGAAAGGAGACGGTTAGGGGGGAGGAGAGAGGAAGGGAGGGTGGAGAGAGAAAGAAGTCTTGCCATGGTTTCCGTCGTGCACAaagcaaaaaagaagaagatgaggttTAGTGGATATCAGGGTTTtgagaaatgaaagaaaataaataaataaatctcaaCTTCTTTCTAAACTGCAGTCTACATTATTTTTGTTAGGGTACGTTTGGTTTTAGCaaaatgtagtttttttttttttaattttattttatgttagaTATGATAAGTGGTTACTTACCAATTCTCAATTTTAGTCATTACAATTAaggttttacttttttttattttaaattttgatatccaacCTTAGGGTCAACTAATAAGAGAACTAATATCATCGATTATTAGTGGAAATCCtgtttaaaactaaaataaaattttgtataaaCTAatccaatataaaaattattaataactaATCTGATTCGAACATGAAACTTTAAAAACAATacattttcaaaactttaaaaatgctacaaatttttatatattttcagAATTAAATTAATGAATTTCAAATAgttctaaaaaataagttaattcattcttttcttctctttttttcaataaaaatagttaTAGGCTCAAAACAACTTAATTTTTTGTGAATGTCAATTTTCTCCTGCATTTCTATATTTGTAAGAGTAaatgattattattaatatacTTTTCATATATATGTAACATACATATATTTTCTATAAATTTAatccatatatttttaaaaaataatacaatattttttttatctcttcCTTTTTTTCAATTCATGTCTATTTTCCTATTATATTAATgcaaattttttttctctctcatatcggcttttatttttatttttttacttattttataaattaatactttgtttttatatatatatacaaatttaTTGAAATTTCGTTTAATTATATCGTAATCAAGAATAGATGAAATGTTGAAGATGGTTGTCACGTTAGAGTTtcgaaataaaaattatattttttcattaaacAGGTGGAGATATCTGCAAAAGATTAGTGTTTCAACACTAAAGCCAATATTTAAAAGAGATGGAACTTTGCAAGTGTGTGTAAAAGATTACATAGATATGTCGGAATCACACTTATATACAAAAAGTGATTAGAAGCATTCTGAGTTTGTCTAGCATGGAATGTTGGCAACTATTAGATAAGATCAATAGTCGTGATAAAGAAGGAGGTTGTGGTCCTATGCAACAACAAGAAGCAAAAGTCCACTTATACGTCAAAATGAAGTTTTATATGTTGAATTAGGCCTATGAGTTGGATCAATCTTAACGGGTCTTTGCACAAGTGTTTGTTTTCTAAGATGTGATTCAACCTTTCTTGGATCATTTCCTTTATGGGTAGACCTATGCGAAGGTGTTTCAACATTGGTGTGCATATAGTTGTTCTTCCATTTGTTTCATGTTTTGAGAAAGTTTGTTAATTTTGATTACCCTCCCTCTAGGGTTAATTCTCCTTGAAGCAAGGTCGCAAGTTCTTTGACGTATTTATGGATAAATTCAAAACCTTAAAAGACAAGTACTACTATTATTTTGTTTCCCACCTCAATCGTGCCACTTACAAAAGTCTCTAGATGATTCCAAGAGAGGCCTTTGATGATGAAGAGATTACCCTATGGAAAGGCGGCGGGTTAGCTCTGAACATACAATTTCTAGCAACTTTTTCAATCTTGTTGAGTCCGGAGAGAGAAGTGTATTCTTCTCCAAAGTACTCCTGCTCTCCCCCGGTCCTCCCTTTCCACCATGCACAAATAAAATTCCTAAATTTTAGACGCAAGATCATTTTTTTCTCGAAGGCCCATGAAGTATATCTACAATGACTTATGTTGACGAGGACACGAAGCTGAAAGGGTCCTTATAAAGACCTGGAATAATCTTAGATGTAATTAAGAGATTGATTCTGGGGATGTCAAATCACCTAAGAAGAAATTTTGGTTTATTGAAACTCACTTCCTACTTGAGGGGAGAACCAGAGAGGAGATAAAAAtaaaactttatttttaaaatcattaAACTTTTGAACTCTTACTTACATATAGTACTAAACAAATAAAACTTTAACAGAGATTTTAAAActacaaaaaaaaactatatattttctttgtaatgaacatatttaacccttaaatcaGTGATAAATGTATTCTGAACCTTTCCCGAAAGAAAGAATATAAtttaaggaagaaaaaaaaaattacttgctTAACATTTCCACATATACTATATGAACGATTgcacattttattaaaaaaataaaaaacacaatacAAAGTGCACCATCACAAGTATCTTTTGTCTTAAATTGACATCACAAAGGTAGCAGAAGTGCCATGAAATCCCAAAGCCATACACAATTATAATGTCTATATGGTCATGGTTGGCTACTTCTAATTATTTAAAccttattgttttatttttataagtagAGTGATCAAATGCATCTTGTGCATGAAGATTTTGATGCTGGTCTAGGCTGAAGATACTCACTGTTTCACCAGTGGCCTTGTTCTTGAAACCATATGCTCTGTTTTCTGTTCACAGAAGAAAAGTTTTgacaatattacataaaatttcgGTGGCTTTTTTTCCGCAACAAGAATGATGTTCATCTTAGAATTGGTTGGAAGGAAGAGGTTGCAACAAAAATATTTGTAAGAATTTAAGAAGCAACTGACCTGCTCTGTATGCGGCAAATATTTTCCGTCAAATGTTACTACCACGCGTTCCTTCCCATCAACTCCTTTAACTTTGTCAACTGAGCAGAAGAAATCTATTGCCGACATGCTAAACATAAAATCAACAAATACATAAATAACAGGAAAGAAAATCTTTGAAGttaatatttatagaaaaaacaGTATGATTGATGAATCGTGTCATTCTATCATAAATTTAGCAGAGAGAAAAAAAATCTTCTGTTTATCATCATGAAGGATGGGCAtgatctttttctctttgaataaATTGTCTTTTCATCAAAACACAATAGAAATAAGCCAAGATATACAATGATCTCTCTGTAAGTTCCTGGTTATTTTATATATGGGAACATTCCCCGAACTCGCCTTAATAATTAATACTAAGATGCTGAATCAAGGACTTTCTTAGCCCATCTTAAGCACTAATCATGCAGAGCAAGTATTTATCTAATCCATACTCACATTTAGGCAAACTATTAATTAAGTACTTATAATACAAGCACTTTTCATATAAATGCATACCTATAACAAgagataaaataaaatcaaactgcTTTATACAAGTTATAAGCTCTTTTCATAAACTATTCCGAAGAGCTTATGTAAATAAGCTGATATGGACATGTCATGCCATAAGTTGTTTCCATATGCTCTTCCAAACAATCTCAATAGTTTTTATACCAGTGAATACATAAGTTTAAATAAGTCAATTtaaataggctagtttaattTACCTCTACTCTATAGTACCGACACCTCTACTCTAATTTAGTTTAAACATGTGTTATTGTTTGACACCGAcatgtttttataattattaccTATATTGATGTCAATGTCGGTATTGTGTTTCTGGTGTCCGTGTTTCACATATTATCAcatgttttggagaaaaatgatgtttACATAAAGCAAAACTTACATCCCATCACCATACTCCTCGTTGATTATTTCTTTGATGCTCTCCCCAAAATGCATAACAGCTTCATTCAACCTACGAAATACAAGATCACGAAAACCCACAAAATATTAACCCTAACCCTAGTTTTCAATTTCAGGGATTTAATTAGATTCCGTAACAAATCTTAATCGGTAATTCAatttaatctaataataataatttaaaaaaaaaaaaagtgggaTTTGTGAAAAGTACCTGTAAATAGTGGGGTCTTGGATGATATTAGGGTCATAAGACCTCAAAGGTGGTTTCATCATCTCATCGACAAGTTGTTTGGGCAGGTCGGGCAGTGCTGCCTGGAGTTTCGGGGCAGTTTCAGGTTTGAGCTGCGCTTGTCTTCGGAGAAGCTGAGCAACATAGACATTGGTGAGTCCTGTTTCCTCTGCTAACTGAGTATAAGATTTACCACAATGGTGTTTCAAATGTTGGAGTTGTGACACAATGCTTGCTTTGTTCTGttccattttggtgtttgatgcTATGAGATTAGCTGAAATGTTGAATTAATATGAGCCAAGTTCTTGTCGTGTCGTATGGTGTTATATCACTTAATCTATTATTGAGTGAGTGGGTTTCCTAAATAAAGAAGAGAAATCTAATTTGTCTAGCCGCCACAAGAAACAAGTATGATTGATGTCTAGTAGCCACATTCATTATAGTTTTAACCACTATTTTATCAAACAAGGTCTTATGGTATCATGTCATGTCTCTTAATGTGTTAATTACATTGAATTCCGGAACCAATTCATTGATAAAAATTGTTCTGCACGAAAATAAGATGATGATCAAATAAGTTGGATTGAGTGTTGTGTCAAGGTTGAGCTTTGAATCCGATGCGGTGGATGAAGTTAATTTGCAAGATTAGCACTCTAATTAATGTAGGAAGTGAATAATAAAATGTCAAATGGAGCAGAGTGTACTTGTGATTAACGCGTTAATCCCATTTTTATAGAGACATTTTTTGGCCACTAAAATGCGAAAAAAAGGGGTGTAGTGTGCGGGAGACCGCAGGATGAATCAAACAATCTTTGTTGGAGTTCCAGCTGGAGTCACGCGTAAGGAACTAGTATGCTTCTTTTTTTGTTGTCTTTGTCGTGCTTTGCCTTTTTTGATGTTGGGCTTTGAGTTTTACTGGGCCCAGACAATCGACCTTAAACAGTTGCCTTCAAGCCCTtgtatttttgtttgaaaaaggtAAGGGTTTTTGAATAGATGTCGATGAAAGGGACAATGACTGACAAGTGTCTCATACTTCTGATGGTCATTGCATGATTTCCCTAGGGTGCTATAGTGTCAACTCAATAGTCATAAAGAAATGTCAACCGTTAGTAGTGGGGAATGATCATGTTCACTCAAACCATTCGAGGAAATTTATTGGGTCTTTGAAGGGGCTTCGCTTTCTTTGGTGACCTATCTATTTACCCTCTTGAGaaatttttctctctttctcttcataACTTTAGGTATTCTCTGGGTGTGTAGTTTGATCAGATAACTAAAAAAATTCTAGTGGTAGATTCAATCCTTTGCATGTTCACTTCCATACTCCTACTTCCGAGTAGACATTTGATTTTGTTCTTCTTTCATCTCCATTCCTTCCGAGTAGACATTTGCATGATATCAATATTGCTTAGAAGTAAGATTCTTGTAAGAAGATCGTGGAGTATCCGAACTTTTGGTTTTAGTAGGGTTATTTTGAAGGAAAAGCTTATTTTCTCCATGGAATTGGTTACAAGAGAGTTTAGAGCCACATTTCATTTGAAGTTCTTGAGTTCTAAGGGTGTTTCAGGTTTGTAGGGTGTTCTTAGGAAGGGTGTTTCAAACATTCTTCCAAATTGTTCTTTATAAATTGTTATCTTCACATTCTTTACTGAGGATATTTGGATTTTTCCAAGAATGTTCAAGTTGGTGTAGAATTCTTGTACAAGATCTGAAAAGATTCTATTAGGTTCCTTCGTGAAGAATGTTCTTAATGAGAATTGACAAATGTGAGAATATGGTTTGTATCCTCTCATGAAGGTTTCGTCCATGAACCATGGCTATGATCCTTTTCTCCAAAATCgccttctttttcttcatatttaTTCATCATTACAGCTATGATGACATCTCTTTTTTGTGGTGGTATTTTGGGCTTGTTAATCTCAATTGGAAACATGACATATGCGTTATAAACCATGTTAAATAGTGTTTTCTTATTAGTACACATTATGGCTATTATTCAAGTAATTTATAACTACTAATATTTTGAATATAGATAGTAACAAGAAGATAAAAGTAACCTAAGAACATTTGATTGAGATGGTAAAAGTCTATTCCAACTAAAACAAAGGTCTTGCGTTCGAATCTATCGTTGAACATACAACAATGTTAAATTAAATCTCTTGAAAGAAAGCTTTGTTGCCTATGTAACATACATAATTGTTAATCATTGTACCAAtgagatttttatctttttgcgtGACTTTTCACCACTCTTAATCAACTTGAAAATTTCTTATTTTGGTTTTCATTTGAAAGGATCACGTTTATCTCTTTTTGAATTCATAACTTCCTTCCGATGTGTCATGAGCGAAAATATTCATAAGGAAAAAAAAAGGGAATCATGGAAAGTTAGAGGGTGTGAAAATGTGAAATGATTTggtgaaatattattttcttatctCTTTGTAGTGATCCGGGAGTACTAGATCGTTTATCTTAATACTTTATTTCAAATCCTCCAAATGACTTTGATGTCATACTTTCATTTACATTATAGTGAAACTATTTCCTGAAAATTTCAAGTATTGTTTTGCAATTCTATTTCCGACCTTGACAAAATGTTACAAGACATGGACAACATCtttgaattttgataaaaaatggTTTTGAGCCGTATTCATTTATTCGAATGGAACTATATTCTCTTTCCCTTCCAAAAAAGCTCTACTACTTAATTCAAACTAGTACTTTACCCCGTGCGATGCACGTGTTTAGGCGGGATTTTGGTGTAAAGTTGGCGCCTAAACATGAattctgttttaatatattaaagattcGTAATTTTACATATAAAAACCATTTATTTCATAAgcaaaacagtactagaaaataTATATTTGGACATAAAAAATAGGGACAACTAGAGCTGTCAACATGGGATACCCGACCCTAAACGGGCCGGCCCTAGCGGGTCCTGAGCTTTTCAGGGCTGAGCCAAAAAGGTCCTTTGTAATATGGATTCGAGGTTTATTACCCGAACCCGGCCCTAGATGGGCTTAGGGCTATCCAGCCCTAAAagggtttttttatttaaaaaaattaaaataaatctccttaatatttattataaataaaattaaaaatcatgttattttaaacataatacatttttaagtactgtattatctcttataaatactataatgtgtttctaaatacaatatatgtctaaattgtataaaataatacttgaatatttattataagagaaaaactaatatactacgatgaaaaaatgttgataatattaatgtataatatttaaaagagaaagattgaataaaataaagataaaatttagtgaagtgagaaaaatcaatatgctatttcggagtaagataatataaatattaatatatattttttaaatttataattatgcgggcctgatCGGCTACCCGGACCCATATGAGCTAGTCCTAATGGGTAGCGGGTTTTTAAGGCTGGACTAAAAAgaccctgaaaaatatgggctctaattttaaggccaaAGCCCTATAATTTTTCGAACCTAAcctattttgacagctctagggACAACCATACTTGGCGCATAtgcaaaatatatataaattatatataaattatatgagaTAAATAGTATACATAAATGTGTACCAAATTACATGTTCAAATAACACaattctaaaaaataaaagaaaaacctATGTACATTATTAAGTGCATGATGTAAGTGAAATAGTCATGTGAGCAAActaaatattttgaaacacaattGTTTAGTAAGATATACATACAATAGAATATTTGAGCAAACTTCTATTCCACGTATTGTATATTAGTACAATTTTAATAAACCCCGAGtcataaaaaaatatcattttaattagtCCCTCAATATTATGATAAGCCAAACAGCAAAATTTTATTGATGTTAATCAAATTCAAGAATATCATTTGGCCTCTGGAACATGAAACCGTCACTATAATTATTATTTGCATGTATATAATTTTATTgatgaaacaaaacaaaaaaaaagtaatatttgttttttttttgtgatctTCCAAAAAATAACTATGCCAATGGAAGAGAATAAGATTGTGAATGAGTACACACAAGATGGAAGTATGGATCTTAAAGGAAAACCTGTCCTCAGATCAAAAACAGGTGGTTGGAAAGCTTGCTCCTTCCTTGTTGGTAGCTTCtacctctctctctctttttttatgCACACTTTTAAAATTACACCAGTCCTATTTAcagtaatattttattaaaataataataatttaatttaagacTTTTCCAAGAGGTTCATATTGAATCCGAGAAGATTCTCATAAAATTGATAAATAAAATTCAGacgtaaaaatatatatattttttgggtTAAACTAAGTCACAGATATTTGACAATATGTGGTAAATATTGAACTAAAATGAGTGACAATTTCCTTTGGGAACAAAAAGAGTCACAAATTTACAATTTTACTGATTTTGTTTTAGAAACATTCTCTCGTTTAATGCACTAAAGagacaacaattttttttatttcaataaccAATTTGAGAGTTCATTGGATTAAaattacacaaaaaaatattgcttttatattttttgttaagaagaaattatACCGATAAGatcataaatatcaaagaattTATTGTAGTCAAAGTAAAAAAATCATAAGTATAAATGAcagttatttatatttttttctgccTTTCACGACTCCCATTGATAAATATACGTTTAGAAATTGTGTATTTTAGTATCTC from Vicia villosa cultivar HV-30 ecotype Madison, WI linkage group LG4, Vvil1.0, whole genome shotgun sequence encodes the following:
- the LOC131600195 gene encoding cyanate hydratase, with product MEQNKASIVSQLQHLKHHCGKSYTQLAEETGLTNVYVAQLLRRQAQLKPETAPKLQAALPDLPKQLVDEMMKPPLRSYDPNIIQDPTIYRLNEAVMHFGESIKEIINEEYGDGIMSAIDFFCSVDKVKGVDGKERVVVTFDGKYLPHTEQKTEHMVSRTRPLVKQ